The stretch of DNA CGTAGGCCGGGAGCAGGAGGGAAAACATCACTTCCCATTTGAGCGACCACAGCGGGGTGTTGATGGTGCTCGCGTTCAGCAGGAGCAGGGCATCTTTGAAGACCTGGCCGACGCTCGGGTCAATGACGTAGATGTCCGCCCATGCACTCTGCAGCGGCGATGCGGACCGCGGAATGATGCCAATCAACGCGACCGCCACCAGCAAGGATGCCCATGCCGGCAAGTACAGGCGGAGCAGACGCTTGACGTAGTAGGACGCCCAGCTGCGGGTCACCCCTGGCCGGGAGAACGGCAGGACCAGGACGAAGCCGGAGAGCACAAAAAAGAGGTGGACCGCCGGAGTGCCATTCCACAGGACGTGCAGCGGACTGAAGATGGCCCACGTCGCCGCAGCGCTGAGCCCCACTGACCGGTCGCTGAAGACACTCCCGATTCCCGGGAGCGTGGAGAGTACATGGCAGGCGACAACCACGAGGGCAGCGATCCCTCTGAGGCCATCCAGCTGCGTGACTCGTGTTTGCCCAGACCCGCTCCGCATTCACCCAATGTTACCAGTCCGTGACCTTTTACTGCCTCACGGCATTGTTGGCGTTTACGCGGCCATGCGCCCAGGCGGTACCGGTGCCGGAGATTTCGTCGGCGGTTGATTCAAGGTCGGCACGGACGGATTTGTTGGTGGCGTCTGCATGGGCACTCCAGGCGAGCGCAGCAACGCCGGCCACGACTGGTGAAGCCATTGAGGTCCCGCTTTCCACGTCATAACCCTGGGACCGCCGGCCATCCGCACCGAGTTGGAAGGGATGGTTGGGGAAAGTCGAGTAGATGTTGACGCCCGGCGCTGCCACATCCACCCACTTGCCGTAGGTGGAGAAGGGCGCCTTGGCGTCAGCGTTGTCGGTTGCGGCGACGGCAATAACGTTGGAATATGCGCCCGGGTAGACCTTGGCCTGGGTGCCGGCGTTGCCGGCGGCGGCAACAATCACTACACCGTGCTTCCACGCGTTGTTAACGGCGGTTTCGAGGGTGCGGGACGGAACACCCAGCCCGAGGCTCATGTTGATGACCTGGGCACCGTTGCTGACGGCCCAGTCGATACCCTCGGCGATGCGGGACGTCGAGCCGGTCCCGTCGTCGTTGAGCACTTTGGCGTCGAGGATGGTGCAAGCCGGGCACACGCCGGCCACACCGAGCGTATTGTCGGCCGTGGCGGCAACGATCCCGGCGACATGCGTTCCGTGGCCGTACAGATCTTCAGCGGTTGGCGAATCACTGAAGTTGGCACGTGCCACTACCTTTGGTGAGATGTCCGGGTTGTCGCTCGCCACGCCAGTATCGACAATGGCAACCTTTGTGCCGTTGCCGGTGGTGACGTCCCACGCTTCGACGGCGTCGACGTCGGCATCTGCTTTGCCACCCTCGACGGTGAGGGTGCCGCCCGTAGACGTAAATGATTGGCCATCGTTCTGCAGCGCGTACTGGCCGGGGAAATACTGGTCCGCGGTGGCGACGGTGGCCAGCTCGTCTGACTCCGCATATTCGACGGCCGGGTTCCGGCTGAGGGCTTCGATGAGTTGCTGCTCTTTACCTGCCGGTACCTGGACGAGTTGGGCGCCCGTGCTACCGATACCGGCACCTCCCTTGAGGCCGTACGACTGAAGAGCAGTGCCCGCCGCGCCGCTGTCGCGGAACTTGACCAGGACATGCCCCGTCATCTGTGACCGCGGGGCTGCTGCGTTGCCCGGTTCCGCCAGGGTCATTCCGCCCAGCGCCATCATTGCCGCTGTGAAACCCGCCATAACCATTCTTTTCATGCGGTTATTGTGCTTTTGCTTGCCCCGGCTGGGTAGTGTCCGCAGGCCGTTGCTGCTGGACCTTCGGGGGTGTAAGGCACGACGGCGTCGCGAACCATGAGCGGGCGGCTCTCCTTTGAAGTGGCGGCTCAGACGGGGCCCGCGCCGATACTCAAAGCGACGCTCCTCCGCAGATGACGTAGTTCTGGCCGGTGATGGACTTCCCGTGCGGTCCCAGCAGGAAGGCAGCCAGGGCAGCCACGTCATCGGGATCCACAAGGGCGCCCAGCGGCGGCATCCGCACCGGGGTGGCCGCCCGGCCCGGATCGTTCAGCATCGGCGTATCGGTGGGGCCCGGGGACAGCACGTTGACCGTGATCCCCCGCGGCGCGAGTTCCTGCGCCCACGTCCGGCCGAGGCCCATCAATGCGGCCTTGGTGGCGGCGTAGTGGCTTTTGCCCGGCGATCCCGTGGAGGTGCGGCTGCCCAGCAACAGCACCCTGCCGCCGTCGGGCATGGACGGGACCAGGGCGTTGGCCAGGGCGCTGGCCGCCGCCACGTGGACGGCGAACATGCCGGAAAGGGCGGACGGATCCAGGTCCCCCAGCGCCGCCGTCCGCTGGAACCCGGCCGCGTGCACCAATGCCGTAGCCGGCCGCAGCCCGGCCACGGCCTCAGCCAAGGATTCCGGCTCGGCAAGGTCCGCCTGCAGCCACTCGAACTTGCCGTCGAGCGACGTCGTGCTCCGGCTCAGTCCGGTCACGGCCCACCCGTCCGCCAGCAGTCGGCGGGTGATGGCCAGGCCGATTCCCGAGCTGCACCCGGTTACTACCGCGTGCTGCTCAGCCGGCATGCGCGCGGCTCGCTTCGGCTTCTCCCGGTGTTTCGGTGCCGTCGTAGGCCCACTGCGGGTCCACCCGGACGAACTTGATGGCCTGCCGGAAGTACGTGTAGGCGATGTTCAGGGAACCATCCGGCCCCTGGTGGATGGACGGGTAGGAGTATTCGCGGTTGAGCCCGTCGCGGGAGTTGTTGGACAGGCAGTACCCGTCCCCCACGTCCAGGTTCCGGCGGATGGGCCACGAACGCCCGGAGTCCTCCGAGATCGCCAGAGTCATCGGAGACCGCGGCGTCCCCCAGAAAGCGCGGCGCGCGTCGCCGTCCGACAAGACAGCCGCGCCGGGAACCGGCTCGGCGAGCTGGCCCTGTTCCTCGGCCAGGCCGTCGTCGTCGATCTCGTCATAGAGGGAAAGGCGGCGCTCGGTGTGCTCCTCCGCCCGGCTGTGGTTGTACACCAGCGCCAGCCGGCCGTCGGCGAGCGCCGTGAACTGGAT from Arthrobacter sp. B3I9 encodes:
- a CDS encoding S8 family serine peptidase, with protein sequence MKRMVMAGFTAAMMALGGMTLAEPGNAAAPRSQMTGHVLVKFRDSGAAGTALQSYGLKGGAGIGSTGAQLVQVPAGKEQQLIEALSRNPAVEYAESDELATVATADQYFPGQYALQNDGQSFTSTGGTLTVEGGKADADVDAVEAWDVTTGNGTKVAIVDTGVASDNPDISPKVVARANFSDSPTAEDLYGHGTHVAGIVAATADNTLGVAGVCPACTILDAKVLNDDGTGSTSRIAEGIDWAVSNGAQVINMSLGLGVPSRTLETAVNNAWKHGVVIVAAAGNAGTQAKVYPGAYSNVIAVAATDNADAKAPFSTYGKWVDVAAPGVNIYSTFPNHPFQLGADGRRSQGYDVESGTSMASPVVAGVAALAWSAHADATNKSVRADLESTADEISGTGTAWAHGRVNANNAVRQ
- a CDS encoding SDR family NAD(P)-dependent oxidoreductase yields the protein MPAEQHAVVTGCSSGIGLAITRRLLADGWAVTGLSRSTTSLDGKFEWLQADLAEPESLAEAVAGLRPATALVHAAGFQRTAALGDLDPSALSGMFAVHVAAASALANALVPSMPDGGRVLLLGSRTSTGSPGKSHYAATKAALMGLGRTWAQELAPRGITVNVLSPGPTDTPMLNDPGRAATPVRMPPLGALVDPDDVAALAAFLLGPHGKSITGQNYVICGGASL